The proteins below are encoded in one region of Holophagaceae bacterium:
- a CDS encoding roadblock/LC7 domain-containing protein: MSRTDDLNQILRTLQAETPDIEASALVSEDGLMIASVLPQHVDEMRVAGMSSTLLSLGTRVSAELARGGLEQVLIRGENGYAIMVAAAQGTMLIVLTTREAKLGLIFLDMSNAVKNIKKTL; the protein is encoded by the coding sequence ATGTCAAGAACCGACGACTTGAACCAGATCCTCCGGACGCTCCAGGCGGAGACGCCCGATATCGAAGCCAGCGCGCTCGTCTCGGAAGACGGATTGATGATTGCCAGCGTCCTGCCCCAGCATGTCGACGAGATGCGGGTGGCAGGCATGAGTTCGACCCTTCTCTCGCTCGGCACCCGCGTATCCGCCGAATTGGCCCGCGGCGGCCTGGAGCAGGTCCTGATCCGCGGCGAAAATGGCTACGCGATCATGGTGGCCGCGGCGCAGGGCACCATGCTGATCGTGCTCACGACCCGCGAGGCGAAGCTGGGCCTCATCTTCCTCGACATGTCGAACGCGGTGAAAAACATCAAGAAGACCCTCTAA
- a CDS encoding FprA family A-type flavoprotein, which translates to MPSTILFKNDSHKNVLLEDFSTGDLAVQANQHVIIHGRGAMILDPGGHKVFSKALTAMMSELGSAKLTTVFLSHQDPDIVAAVNGWLMTTDAIAYASNLWLRFIPHFGLDQLVAHRLLGIPDQGMILDLDGLKLPVLPAHFLHSPGNFQVYDPVSRVLYSGDLGASVGQGYIEVPDFDAHLKYMEGFHKRYMSGGRALKNWANMVRQLDIDIIAPQHGAIFRGKEMATRFIDWCSQLDAGMDLLDGIYRVPTA; encoded by the coding sequence ATGCCATCAACCATCCTTTTCAAGAACGACTCCCATAAAAATGTGTTGCTGGAGGATTTCTCCACTGGCGATCTGGCTGTGCAGGCCAACCAGCACGTGATCATCCATGGCAGGGGCGCGATGATCCTCGACCCGGGCGGCCACAAGGTCTTCAGCAAAGCGTTGACGGCCATGATGTCCGAGCTGGGAAGCGCCAAGCTCACGACGGTCTTCCTGTCGCACCAGGATCCCGACATCGTCGCGGCGGTGAACGGCTGGCTGATGACCACCGACGCCATCGCCTACGCCTCCAACCTCTGGCTTCGGTTCATTCCGCATTTCGGGCTCGATCAGCTGGTGGCCCATCGGCTGCTCGGCATTCCCGACCAGGGAATGATCCTGGACCTCGACGGGCTCAAGCTCCCGGTGCTGCCCGCCCATTTCCTCCATTCGCCCGGCAACTTCCAGGTCTACGATCCGGTATCGCGGGTGCTGTACTCAGGCGACCTGGGGGCCTCCGTCGGGCAGGGCTATATCGAAGTCCCGGACTTCGATGCGCACCTGAAATACATGGAGGGGTTCCACAAGCGCTACATGTCCGGCGGCCGCGCGCTTAAAAACTGGGCGAACATGGTCCGGCAGCTCGACATCGACATCATCGCCCCGCAACACGGCGCTATTTTCCGCGGCAAGGAAATGGCCACCCGGTTCATCGACTGGTGCAGCCAGCTCGACGCGGGCATGGACCTCCTCGATGGCATCTACCGGGTGCCGACCGCCTAA
- a CDS encoding roadblock/LC7 domain-containing protein, with protein MSRTDTLNQILRTLQAETPDIEASALVSEDGLMIASALPQHIDEMRVAGMSSTLLSLGTRVSAELARGSLEQVLIRGENGYAIMVAAAQGTMLIVLTTREAKLGLIFLDMSNAVKNIKKAL; from the coding sequence ATGTCGCGCACCGACACCCTGAACCAGATCCTCCGGACGCTCCAGGCGGAGACGCCCGACATCGAAGCGAGCGCGCTCGTCTCTGAAGATGGACTGATGATCGCCAGCGCCCTGCCCCAGCACATTGATGAGATGCGGGTGGCGGGCATGAGTTCCACCCTGCTTTCGCTCGGCACGCGGGTGTCGGCTGAATTGGCGCGCGGGAGCCTGGAGCAGGTGCTGATCCGCGGCGAAAATGGCTACGCGATCATGGTGGCCGCGGCGCAGGGCACCATGCTGATCGTGCTCACGACCCGCGAGGCGAAGCTGGGGCTGATCTTCCTCGATATGTCGAATGCCGTGAAAAACATCAAAAAGGCCCTTTGA
- a CDS encoding PAS domain-containing protein, whose product MEVGGAGSGQPAPSQVDAEATAASAGKDLESQRQLLSQVRGLSFDSQCLILEALPSAVLVVTRDASIAYCNQRAAKVLERDKIEVIGMPLTLLFPPFPGGWPPEGDKEGKQVLMVRNPSGEVKHIGFNLAKVSEDIFCVIFRDITTIEVMRQERDRLLQLAAVGDILPTMLHELKNPLASINMMIELLAEESSGPLQEQLHAVLMEVRRLGLTLDGVGRFQADLWAGRPSAIDHAVQDACSILEPQARKKGVELRCEAAVLPLLPISTSAIRAIVFNLVMNSIHACGPHGVITLTLSLPPGSNVLQLTVFDTGTGMSEEVLSRCRELFFSTKPQGSGIGLALCNRLVESTGGKLEITSMKGRGTSVQIEIPIRELKKNT is encoded by the coding sequence ATGGAAGTTGGTGGCGCAGGGAGCGGACAACCAGCTCCATCCCAGGTAGACGCAGAGGCCACAGCGGCCAGCGCCGGAAAGGACCTGGAAAGCCAGCGCCAGCTCCTGTCCCAGGTGCGGGGCCTCTCCTTCGACAGCCAATGCCTGATCCTGGAGGCCCTGCCCAGCGCGGTCCTGGTGGTGACCCGGGATGCCTCCATCGCCTATTGCAACCAGCGGGCTGCCAAGGTCCTGGAACGCGACAAGATCGAAGTCATCGGGATGCCGCTCACCCTGCTGTTCCCCCCCTTCCCCGGCGGATGGCCGCCCGAGGGGGACAAGGAGGGGAAACAGGTCTTGATGGTGCGGAATCCGTCGGGCGAAGTGAAGCACATCGGATTCAACCTGGCGAAGGTGAGTGAGGACATCTTCTGTGTCATTTTCCGGGATATCACCACGATCGAGGTAATGCGTCAGGAGCGGGACCGGCTGCTGCAACTGGCGGCGGTGGGAGACATCCTTCCGACCATGCTCCACGAGCTCAAGAACCCTCTGGCGTCCATCAACATGATGATCGAGCTGCTGGCGGAGGAGAGCAGCGGGCCGCTCCAGGAGCAGTTGCACGCAGTGCTCATGGAAGTCCGGCGCCTGGGACTCACCCTGGATGGCGTGGGGCGCTTCCAGGCTGACCTGTGGGCGGGGCGGCCAAGCGCCATTGATCATGCCGTGCAGGACGCGTGTTCGATCCTGGAGCCCCAGGCGCGAAAAAAAGGCGTCGAGCTCCGCTGCGAGGCGGCGGTGCTGCCGCTGTTGCCGATCTCAACCTCCGCCATCCGGGCGATCGTGTTCAACCTCGTCATGAATTCGATCCATGCCTGCGGCCCCCACGGAGTCATCACCCTGACCCTCTCGCTTCCGCCCGGATCAAATGTGCTCCAGCTCACAGTCTTTGATACGGGCACGGGCATGTCGGAGGAGGTACTATCCCGGTGCCGCGAGCTCTTCTTCTCCACCAAACCCCAGGGCTCGGGCATAGGGCTGGCGCTCTGCAACAGGCTCGTGGAATCAACCGGAGGAAAACTCGAAATAACTTCCATGAAAGGGCGGGGAACCAGTGTTCAGATCGAGATCCCGATTCGAGAACTGAAGAAAAACACTTAG
- a CDS encoding PAS domain S-box protein: MDPGLARAAQALVDKYETVFRLAPHAVNLTRLEDMKILDVNDGFLQITGFSLDETLGKTVLELGLWADPEAHDALGGLLMEKGGFTDFEARLRMKDGRVIVGLMSGRIVDVGGTPCAITVTRDITEQKNAEEELRRLNRALRESETTYRGIFNAVAEAIYVQDRSGKILDVNEGAAAMYGLPRDRLIGLTPDLLAAPGMNDLPRVMGQLQRAFEGEPQQFEFWGRRANGGVFPKDVKLYPGVYFGQDVVIAFAMDITERKLADQTLRQVTERHRGTANLLRMMCDNVPDLIWAKDNEGRILFVNKATCDILLGARDTSEPLGKPDQFFAKRECDAHPDREDWFTFGKLCQDSDAAVLASMKPQRSDEYGNVRGEFLYLDVYKAPFLNEQGQLLGTVGSARVVTREKQIEAELQRERDLFLAGPVVVFQWQSSDGWPVSYVSQNVAELLGYTAGEMTAPDFRYAALVHPDDLARVGQEVAQYLQDGAPHWQHSYRVVTKQGDVRWLSDHSVPERDADGRLVAIHGYVVDRTDLHQAEVARIALDRQLLHAQKLESLGILAGGIAHDFNNLLTAMLGNLNLAEMNLAEDSPALPYLATIEKTVMKASDLTKQMLAYSGKGRFVVMPHDLNTVVQEMLHLLQVSITKKVSLQLDLAPELPAFQADVSQIQQVVMNLVTNASDAMGDAEGTISISTRRMDLDAHAIATELPNQNLAPGAYVVLEVADNGCGMDLEIQAKIFDPFFTTKVAGRGLGLSAMLGIIRGHQGGILIRSERGKGSSFQLFFPACTGAAAPRTKLDSDYQGQFTGTVLLVDDEEAVLNAMGSALKLFGFQVLTAADGIEALEIFNAEAGRLKVVLMDLTMPRLDGATTFLAMQESHPEIPVILSSGYDEHDFSEAFQFKGLAAFLQKPYQLKELRKVLYHVLGTNV; encoded by the coding sequence ATGGATCCTGGCTTGGCCCGGGCCGCGCAGGCGCTCGTGGATAAATACGAGACCGTTTTCAGGCTGGCGCCCCATGCGGTGAACCTGACCCGCCTGGAGGACATGAAAATCCTGGATGTCAACGATGGATTCCTCCAGATCACGGGCTTTTCCCTGGATGAAACCCTAGGCAAAACCGTGTTGGAGCTCGGCCTTTGGGCGGATCCCGAGGCCCACGACGCCCTCGGCGGACTCCTGATGGAAAAGGGCGGGTTCACGGATTTCGAGGCCCGGCTGCGCATGAAGGATGGCCGGGTGATCGTCGGCCTGATGTCCGGCCGGATCGTCGATGTGGGCGGCACCCCATGCGCCATCACGGTCACCCGGGATATCACCGAGCAGAAAAACGCGGAAGAGGAGCTCCGCCGGCTCAACCGCGCCCTGCGGGAAAGCGAAACCACCTACCGTGGCATTTTCAATGCCGTGGCCGAGGCCATCTACGTCCAGGACCGGAGCGGAAAGATTTTGGATGTGAATGAGGGCGCCGCCGCCATGTACGGCCTGCCCCGGGACCGGCTCATCGGCCTGACGCCGGACCTGCTCGCAGCTCCGGGCATGAACGACCTTCCGCGGGTGATGGGACAACTCCAGCGGGCCTTCGAGGGCGAGCCGCAGCAGTTCGAATTCTGGGGCCGCCGCGCCAATGGCGGGGTCTTTCCGAAGGATGTGAAACTCTATCCGGGCGTCTACTTCGGGCAGGACGTGGTCATCGCGTTCGCCATGGACATCACCGAACGCAAGCTGGCGGACCAGACCCTGCGCCAGGTCACGGAGCGGCACCGGGGCACGGCCAATCTGCTGCGGATGATGTGCGACAACGTTCCGGACCTGATCTGGGCCAAGGACAACGAAGGACGCATCCTGTTCGTGAACAAGGCCACCTGCGACATCCTGCTGGGCGCGCGCGACACGAGCGAGCCCCTGGGCAAGCCGGACCAGTTTTTCGCCAAGCGGGAATGCGACGCGCATCCCGACCGCGAGGACTGGTTCACCTTCGGAAAGCTGTGCCAGGACTCCGATGCGGCCGTGCTCGCGTCTATGAAGCCCCAGCGCTCGGATGAATATGGCAATGTGCGGGGCGAGTTCCTCTACCTCGATGTCTACAAGGCCCCCTTCCTGAACGAGCAGGGCCAACTGCTCGGCACCGTCGGCAGCGCCCGGGTGGTGACGCGGGAAAAGCAGATCGAAGCGGAACTCCAGCGGGAACGGGACCTGTTCCTGGCCGGACCCGTGGTGGTCTTCCAGTGGCAGTCCAGCGACGGTTGGCCCGTGTCCTATGTGAGCCAGAACGTGGCCGAACTGCTCGGCTACACGGCCGGTGAAATGACCGCGCCCGATTTCCGCTATGCCGCCCTGGTCCACCCGGATGACCTGGCGAGGGTGGGGCAGGAGGTGGCGCAGTACCTGCAAGATGGCGCGCCCCACTGGCAGCATTCCTACCGCGTGGTCACGAAGCAGGGCGACGTGCGCTGGCTTTCGGACCACAGCGTTCCCGAGCGGGACGCGGACGGCCGCCTCGTGGCGATCCATGGCTACGTGGTGGACCGGACGGACCTCCATCAAGCGGAGGTGGCGCGGATCGCCCTGGACCGCCAGCTGCTCCATGCGCAGAAGCTGGAAAGCCTGGGCATCCTGGCCGGCGGCATCGCCCACGACTTCAACAATCTGCTCACCGCCATGCTGGGAAACCTGAATCTGGCGGAGATGAACCTCGCGGAGGATTCCCCGGCGCTGCCCTATCTGGCCACCATCGAAAAGACGGTGATGAAGGCCTCGGATCTCACGAAACAGATGCTCGCCTACTCCGGCAAGGGGCGATTCGTGGTGATGCCCCATGACCTGAACACCGTGGTGCAGGAAATGCTGCACCTCCTCCAGGTGTCCATCACCAAGAAGGTCAGCCTCCAACTGGACCTGGCTCCGGAACTTCCGGCCTTCCAGGCGGATGTGTCGCAGATCCAGCAGGTGGTGATGAACCTGGTGACCAATGCCTCGGACGCCATGGGGGATGCCGAGGGGACCATCAGCATCAGCACGCGGCGGATGGACCTCGATGCCCATGCCATCGCCACGGAGCTGCCCAACCAGAACCTCGCGCCCGGAGCCTATGTGGTCCTCGAGGTAGCCGACAACGGATGCGGCATGGACCTGGAAATCCAGGCCAAGATCTTCGACCCCTTCTTCACGACGAAAGTCGCCGGCCGCGGGTTGGGCCTCTCGGCGATGCTGGGGATCATCCGAGGCCACCAGGGCGGCATCTTGATCCGCAGCGAACGCGGCAAGGGCTCCAGCTTCCAGCTCTTCTTCCCGGCGTGCACCGGCGCCGCGGCTCCGAGGACGAAACTCGACTCGGACTACCAGGGCCAGTTCACGGGCACCGTGCTGCTGGTGGACGACGAGGAGGCCGTCCTGAACGCCATGGGCTCCGCCCTGAAATTGTTCGGGTTCCAGGTGCTCACCGCCGCGGACGGAATCGAAGCCCTGGAAATATTCAACGCCGAAGCTGGAAGGCTCAAAGTTGTGCTCATGGACCTGACGATGCCGCGCCTGGACGGCGCGACGACCTTCCTGGCGATGCAGGAGTCCCACCCGGAGATTCCCGTGATCCTGAGCAGCGGGTACGACGAGCATGATTTTTCAGAGGCCTTCCAGTTCAAAGGCCTCGCTGCCTTCCTCCAGAAGCCCTATCAGCTCAAGGAGCTCCGCAAGGTGCTCTACCACGTTCTGGGGACGAACGTTTGA
- the asnS gene encoding asparagine--tRNA ligase, whose translation MPSQFSEVRHLKSLAGETVSLRGWVRNARTSKTRFIELRDGSGFVQCVVGANDADPESYEAAGKLTQESAISITGIVQQHPKTGEPEILVKSLQLIAPSVDYPITPKDHGIEFLMDHRTLWLRSKRQWAIIRVRHTIVKAIRDFFDEDGFTLLDAPILTPSSCEGTSSLFETDYFHEGMAFLSQSGQLYQEPGVPAFGKVYCFGPTFRAEKSKTRRHLTEFWMVEPEMAFAGLEDVMQLGERMTKFILQRVLEGRQEELKVLERDTAPLENALHGTFGRMSYTDSVARLKELGSDINWGEDFGNDDETILMNSMELPLWVHRFPKSFKAFYMAFDPAQPDLALGADLLAPEGYGEVIGGGERSSDIDYLLAQIEHHGLNRADYEWYLDVRRFGGVQHGGFGMGLERAVAWICKLPHVRETIPYPRMMGTLRP comes from the coding sequence ATGCCATCCCAATTCTCAGAAGTGCGCCACCTGAAATCCCTGGCCGGGGAAACCGTCTCATTGCGGGGCTGGGTGCGCAACGCCCGCACCTCCAAGACCCGCTTCATCGAGTTGAGGGACGGCTCGGGTTTCGTGCAGTGCGTGGTGGGCGCCAACGATGCGGATCCGGAGAGCTACGAGGCCGCCGGCAAGCTCACCCAGGAATCGGCCATTTCCATCACCGGGATCGTCCAGCAGCACCCCAAGACGGGGGAGCCGGAAATCCTGGTGAAGTCGCTGCAGCTCATCGCGCCTTCCGTGGACTACCCCATCACGCCCAAAGACCACGGCATCGAATTCCTGATGGACCACCGCACACTTTGGCTGCGGTCGAAACGCCAGTGGGCCATCATCCGGGTGCGGCACACCATCGTGAAAGCCATCCGCGACTTTTTCGACGAGGACGGATTCACGCTGCTCGACGCGCCCATCCTCACCCCCAGTTCCTGCGAGGGCACCAGCTCGCTCTTCGAGACGGACTACTTCCACGAGGGCATGGCCTTCCTCAGCCAGAGCGGCCAGCTCTACCAGGAGCCGGGCGTGCCTGCCTTCGGCAAGGTCTACTGCTTCGGGCCCACCTTCCGCGCCGAAAAGAGCAAAACCCGCCGCCACCTCACGGAATTCTGGATGGTGGAGCCGGAGATGGCTTTCGCTGGGCTTGAAGACGTCATGCAGCTCGGCGAACGCATGACGAAGTTCATCCTCCAGCGCGTGCTGGAAGGACGGCAGGAAGAGCTGAAGGTCCTGGAGCGCGACACCGCGCCCCTGGAGAATGCGCTGCATGGGACCTTTGGCCGCATGAGCTACACGGACAGCGTTGCCAGGCTCAAAGAGCTGGGAAGCGACATCAACTGGGGCGAGGATTTCGGCAATGACGATGAAACCATCCTCATGAACTCCATGGAACTCCCGCTGTGGGTGCACCGGTTTCCGAAGAGCTTCAAGGCCTTCTACATGGCCTTCGACCCCGCCCAGCCGGATCTGGCGCTGGGGGCCGACCTGCTGGCCCCGGAGGGCTACGGCGAGGTCATCGGCGGCGGGGAGCGGTCCTCCGACATCGACTACCTGCTGGCCCAGATCGAGCACCACGGCCTGAACCGCGCGGACTACGAATGGTACCTGGATGTCCGCCGTTTCGGCGGGGTGCAGCACGGAGGCTTCGGCATGGGCCTGGAACGCGCCGTGGCCTGGATCTGCAAGCTGCCACATGTAAGAGAAACCATCCCCTATCCCCGCATGATGGGCACCCTCAGGCCCTGA
- a CDS encoding DUF493 family protein, whose protein sequence is MAESDFPQRVPIKVIGRKDELMAGMVAELILAHLGPQRDGDEKHQANCKGAYISFTFWVALPHAEAERPLREAIAKLPGYVMQL, encoded by the coding sequence ATGGCCGAGTCCGATTTCCCCCAGCGCGTCCCCATCAAGGTCATCGGCCGGAAGGACGAACTGATGGCCGGGATGGTGGCGGAACTGATCCTGGCCCACCTGGGGCCGCAGCGGGATGGCGACGAAAAGCATCAGGCCAACTGCAAGGGGGCATACATCAGCTTCACGTTTTGGGTCGCCCTGCCCCACGCTGAGGCCGAAAGGCCCCTCCGGGAGGCCATCGCGAAATTGCCGGGATACGTGATGCAGTTGTGA
- a CDS encoding YwiC-like family protein produces the protein MKTTRPRLLPSEHGSWAFLFLPTVSALALRPSLPGLGLFLVGLAGFLGRVPLRRMVRGRMASAFDRNWMGIYTLLAAAGLGLAIRGPWPGGLAVLLPALPLGAWLLWVDLNGGARSLAAEWVSIALPALLGAAMIRVGGGPWSLAGALGVGSFLSLAAPVAYLRARLALRRGGKSSLGAALLVHTAAGLVALAMQLALDLRWLWPLWMGMLLLRVLLEPKLELAVQDAKALGLRESLVCTISAFALVLSLKGL, from the coding sequence ATGAAGACCACCAGACCGCGCCTGCTGCCATCTGAACACGGCTCTTGGGCATTCCTGTTCCTGCCCACAGTTTCGGCCCTGGCGCTGCGGCCGAGCCTGCCTGGGCTGGGGCTGTTCCTGGTGGGTCTGGCCGGATTCCTGGGCCGAGTCCCCTTGCGGCGGATGGTTCGCGGCCGGATGGCCTCAGCCTTCGATCGGAATTGGATGGGGATCTACACCCTCCTGGCCGCGGCCGGGCTTGGCCTGGCCATCCGCGGGCCGTGGCCTGGAGGCCTTGCGGTGCTTCTGCCGGCCCTGCCGCTGGGAGCCTGGCTGCTTTGGGTGGATCTGAACGGCGGCGCGCGGAGCCTGGCGGCGGAATGGGTTTCCATCGCGCTGCCCGCCCTGCTGGGCGCCGCAATGATCCGCGTGGGGGGCGGGCCTTGGTCGTTGGCGGGCGCCTTGGGGGTGGGGAGTTTCCTGAGCCTTGCCGCGCCCGTCGCCTATCTCCGGGCCCGCCTCGCCCTGCGGCGTGGGGGAAAATCCTCCCTGGGCGCAGCGCTCCTGGTCCACACGGCCGCAGGCCTTGTGGCGCTGGCCATGCAGCTGGCCTTGGATCTGCGCTGGCTTTGGCCCCTGTGGATGGGGATGCTCCTGTTGAGGGTCCTGCTGGAACCGAAGCTAGAGCTGGCCGTGCAGGATGCGAAAGCGCTCGGGCTGCGCGAGTCGCTGGTCTGCACCATCAGCGCCTTCGCCCTGGTGCTTTCTCTGAAAGGGCTGTGA
- a CDS encoding Rrf2 family transcriptional regulator, whose translation MLFNVASGYALQALAHMPEDGSYMMAKDLSEQLKLPPPYLAKILQRLARAEILESVRGPKGGFRLARASHHITVGEVLVAMEGPGSLDACIMGFPACDCDNPCPMHDAWSAVKAQVESSMTSNTLRDLQLTKMRRTHLQSPQALRRGRG comes from the coding sequence ATGCTTTTCAACGTCGCCAGCGGATACGCCCTGCAAGCCCTCGCGCACATGCCCGAGGATGGTTCCTACATGATGGCGAAGGATCTCTCTGAGCAATTGAAACTCCCGCCGCCCTACCTCGCGAAGATTCTCCAACGGCTCGCCCGCGCCGAAATCCTGGAATCCGTGAGGGGCCCGAAAGGTGGTTTCCGGCTCGCGCGGGCTTCCCACCACATCACGGTGGGGGAGGTGCTTGTGGCCATGGAAGGACCGGGCTCCCTGGATGCCTGCATCATGGGCTTCCCGGCCTGCGACTGCGACAATCCATGCCCCATGCACGATGCCTGGTCCGCGGTGAAAGCCCAGGTGGAATCCTCCATGACCTCGAACACCCTGAGGGACCTGCAGCTCACCAAGATGCGGCGGACCCACCTGCAATCACCCCAGGCCCTGCGCCGCGGACGGGGCTGA
- a CDS encoding MFS transporter, with protein sequence MPFFSSLDLEPRPLLRAALTTLLLCGGIALGSRGGRWLDPALLGYLLASVFACFGVAYRYWTWVERPATWMYFRDLLKMLASPKALVLMPKMGLLALDQIFLQRFIGQRSIKRWGAHALIAWGCLLAFAVTFPLVFGWIRFTSEGFNQDRYQAWLFGFATGSFPVHSFAGFLAFHVLDLAALMVIAGCVLAFIRRGQDEGDIATQRFDLDILPLLVLLSVSITGILLTVSEKALQGRNFGTLAYLHELTVILMLLSLPFGKLFHIVQRPAQLGVTFYKASGEAEGRLACKACGIPFIRANQRRDLEVLFSKLGLESARHSESVHHLDLCPKCKRRLLAKAQGARLGGAFDPFSEIPLSVEPIPDLQTFRSQP encoded by the coding sequence ATGCCTTTCTTCTCCTCCCTTGATCTGGAACCCCGGCCGCTCCTCCGCGCTGCGTTGACCACTCTGCTTTTGTGCGGGGGTATCGCCCTGGGGAGCCGTGGCGGAAGGTGGCTGGATCCAGCTTTGCTGGGCTACTTGCTGGCTTCGGTGTTCGCGTGCTTCGGCGTCGCCTACCGCTACTGGACCTGGGTGGAGCGGCCCGCCACCTGGATGTATTTCCGGGACCTGCTGAAGATGCTGGCCAGCCCGAAGGCGCTCGTCCTGATGCCAAAAATGGGCCTGCTGGCCCTCGACCAGATCTTTCTCCAGCGCTTCATCGGGCAGCGGTCCATCAAGCGCTGGGGAGCGCACGCGCTGATCGCCTGGGGCTGCCTGCTCGCCTTTGCGGTGACCTTTCCGCTGGTCTTCGGATGGATCAGGTTCACCTCCGAAGGGTTCAACCAGGATCGCTATCAGGCCTGGCTCTTCGGCTTTGCCACCGGCAGTTTTCCGGTCCACAGTTTTGCCGGCTTCTTGGCCTTCCATGTGCTGGATCTCGCGGCGCTGATGGTGATCGCCGGATGCGTGCTGGCCTTCATCCGCCGAGGCCAGGACGAGGGCGACATCGCCACCCAGCGTTTTGATCTGGACATCCTGCCCCTCCTGGTCCTCCTTTCCGTATCGATCACCGGAATCCTGCTCACCGTGTCCGAAAAGGCGCTGCAGGGACGCAATTTCGGAACGCTCGCCTACCTGCATGAATTGACGGTCATCCTCATGCTGCTGAGCCTTCCCTTCGGCAAGCTCTTCCACATCGTGCAGCGGCCCGCCCAGCTGGGCGTGACCTTCTACAAGGCTTCAGGCGAAGCTGAAGGACGGCTGGCCTGCAAGGCCTGCGGAATTCCTTTCATCCGGGCCAACCAGCGCAGGGATCTCGAAGTTCTTTTCAGCAAGCTGGGCCTCGAATCGGCCAGGCATTCGGAGAGCGTGCACCACCTTGATCTTTGTCCGAAGTGCAAGCGCCGGCTTCTGGCGAAAGCCCAGGGCGCGAGGCTCGGCGGGGCTTTCGACCCCTTCTCCGAGATACCTCTGTCCGTGGAACCGATTCCCGACCTGCAGACCTTCCGGAGCCAGCCATGA